Part of the bacterium genome is shown below.
TATCTTACGCATCTTGACCCGTTAATTCAAGACCCGGGGAGGGAAGATGAAAAAGGCGCTTCTGGTCGTGCTTTCGGTTCTGGCGGCCGCTTCCGTGGCGCTGGCGCCCAAGAAAATCGCGGTCCTCTACTTCGACGTGGCCGCCCCGACGAACGACTACGACTACCTCGCCACCGGCATCCCCGAGATGCTCATCACCGACCTGGCCAACCAGCGCGACATCACCGTCATCGAGCGGGAGCGGCTGGACGAGGTTCTCCAGGAGATGGCCCTGGGAGGCTCGGGAATCACCGACAACGCCACCGCCCTCGAGGTGGGGAAAATCCTGAACGTGGAGCTCCTGATAATGGGCAACCTGACGGTGGCCGGGGAGAGCTTCCGGCTGGACACCAAGATTCTGGAGGTGGAGACGGCGGAGGTTATCGGCGCGGTGAAGGCGGCCACGGAGGACGAGGGGGACCTGTTCGATCTGGTGGACGCGACGTCGGCGGCGCTCATTGACAAGCTGCGCGGCGTGACGCTGGGCTCGGGGCTCACCTACGACATCCCCGAGGGCGCCGTCCGCTTCGACGTGGCCTTCGTCATAGACACCACCGGCTCCATGGGCGACGAGATCCAGGTGGTGAAGGAGAAGATGAAGGAGATCGCGGCCGAGGTGGCGCAGGGGACCCCGCCGCCCGCCGTGCGCTTCGGCATCGTCGAGTACCGCGACCGGGGCGACGTGTACGTGACGCAGACCACGGACCTGACCTACGACGTGGCGCGGCTCAACGAGCGGATAAACTCGATCATCGCCTCGGGTGGCGGCGACGCGCCGGAGAGCGTGGCCGAGGGGCTCCGGGCCGCCATCCACGAGCTATCCTGGGAGACCGGACCCGTCGTCCGCCTGGCCTTCGTCATCGGTGACGCGGCCGACCACCTCTACGGCGACGCCGGCTACACCCTCCAAGACGCCGCCGAGGACGCCGCCGACCTGGGGCTCACATTCTTCACCATCGGCTGCTCCGGCCTGGACCCCGCCGGCGAAAGCCAGTTCGTAAAGCTGGCCTACGAGACCAACGGCAGCTTCGAGTACCTCACCTACCGCCAGCGCTACATTGACGATACCGGCAAGGAGGTGGCGCTTCTGTACGAGGGGGACCACGTGTACGAGGAACCGACTCTCACCGAGCCGTCCCTCACCGCGAGCATAGACTACGCCTACCCTGCGGAGTCCGAAGAGGTGGGCGGCGTGGGCAGCTCCGGCATCATCACCTCGGCCCTGAAGGGCGAGGGCTACGGCGCCGGGGGGTCGGGGAGCTACGACGAGTACTACACCGAGGCCACCGGGGCCGAAGCGGAATACCTGGCCTCCGAGGAAACGGTGATGAGCGTCTCGGGCGGCAGCACCGTGGGGGCCAAGGAGAACAACCTGGACCGGCTGGTCACCGACGTCATCATGGCGGAGGCCATCCGCCGCGACGTGAGCTACGACCTGGGCATCCCCGTGGCCAAGGTCCTGGTGGAGAACTCGGGGCGCCGCGCCTGGCTGCCGGTGACCGACCCGACGATGATGGACCGGCTGCGGTCGGCGGCCGGGGCCGGGGAGACCCTGTGGGTTTCGGCGGGCGTTTCGCCGAAGCCGGAGGGCTCCGCGGCCGAGAACGCCTTCGTGTTCGTGGCGGGCACCCTGCGGCTCTTCGACAAGGAGAGCCAGGTCCCGGCGATGGCCCGGGGCGATTTCGCCGTTTTCGACGGCGACCCGGCGTACTACCGGGACCACGGCCTGGGCAGCCCCAACGTGTGGGCCGTGCCGGTGCGGGTGCTGGAGTTCGAGGCGGTTGAACCGGCCGAGTAGATCGGCGTTTTGCGTAACCGTTATTGTAGGGGCGGACCCATCGGTCCGCCCTTTTTTTATAATCGCCCCTCACTCCGGGTTGCGATGTTGCGATGACGTAGGGGCCGACCGACGGCGCGCCGTTCAGGTCGGCCCGTTGGGTCATCAACCGTCGTGCGCCTACACTTAGGGCGGGGACTTTAATCCCCGCCGCGGGCGACCGTGGACGGTCGCCCCTACGAGGTTTTCGCCGATGGTTGGCGATTTGGCGTAGGGGCGGGTGTCCACACCCGCCCGCATTCGCCCAAATGTAGGGCGGGGATTCCTATCCCCGCCGCTTTCGCCCCTCTCCCTAGCCCTCCCCCCAGAGGGGGGAGGGGACACGCGGCACCCCCCGTACTACTCCTTTTCACGCCCCCATGTGCTATGATTTTATACTCGAACGACTGACCCAAACCAAAGGAGAGATAGCCCCATGCGCGTCTTCATCATCGTAACCCACCCGCCCTACGGGAACGAGACCACCCGGTCGGCCCTGCGCGTCGCCCGGCGGCTGCGTAAAATCCCGGACATCGAGCTGGCGCTCTTCTTGATGGCCGACTCGGTCTACTGCGCCCGCAAGGGAGAGGCCTACGCCGAAGGGGTGTACGACCCCGAGCTGGGCCACACCTACTCGGCGCCGCAGATGCTGGCCGTCATCAAGGACAACGCGGAGGTCTTCGCCTGCGGCACCTGTATGGGCGAGCGCGATTTCAAGGAGGACGAGCTCATCGAGGACATCGCCATCGGCACCCTGGACGTCATCGCCGAGTACACCGCCAAGGCGGACAAAGTCCTGACCTTCTGAGCCTCAGCGCCTCGGGGGACGCAGGCCGGCGATCCCCGCCATCAGCCGCACCACCCAGGTGGTGAACTCGTTGGGCGCGTAGCGCTTGAAGAACATCGAGAGCCCGGCGAAGCCCCCGCTCGTCCAATGGAGGCCGGGGTTGCGGGCGCCTATCGCCCTACGGATGGTGCGCGCCACGACCCGCGGGTCCACCGCCCCCTTCCCGTGGGTCATCCCGGTGAAACGTTTCGGGACGATGGAGAGGAGGTCGGCGTAGGGCGAATCGGGCCCGTCGTTCCACTTCGCCGGTCGCTTGAGCGACGTGCCGGCGAACTCGGTCCTCGTGGAGTACGGCTCGACCGAGACCGCCCGGATGCCCAGCGGCCGCAGCTCCAGCCGCCACTCCTCCACCAGGCCGATGAGCGCGAACTTGGTCGCCGAGTAGAGGCCCATGAGGGGGTATCCCGCCCGGCCCGCCGTGGAGCTGACCACCACCAGCGTCCGCCTGCGCGATTCGTCGGCCCGCATGAGCGGCAGGAAGGCCCGCGCCACCCGCAGCACGCCGAAGACGTTGGTGTCGAACTGGTCGAAAATCTCCGCGTCGGAGAAGTCCTCCAGGACGCCCAGGTAGGGGAAACCGGCGTTGTTGACCAAATTGGTCAGGCGGCCGTCCACGGCGCGGACGCGCTCCGCCGCGGCGGCGATGGTCGCCGGGTCGGTCAGGTCCAGCGGGAGGAGCTCGACCTCCACCCCGGCCGCGGCGCAGGCCGCCAGGAGGGGGGCCTTCTTACCGAGGTCGCGCATCGTGGCGTAGACCTTGTGCCCGACACGGGCCAGCTCCACCGCCGTCACCAGGCCGATTCCCGACGAGCATCCGGTCACCAGGGTCACGGGTCGAACCATCTCGTTCCCTCCCTCGAATCGCCTTGACACCCCCCGAAGCGGGCCCTATAATGCCCTGGGCGACACGCCCGAGGCGTTTTCATTTTAAGGAGACCGGACCGATGGCGCTCTATCGCATGGTCGGCGGAAAAATTCACCGCGCCACGGTGACCGAAACGGAGCTGGACTACGAGGGCTCGATATCCATTGACCCGGAGCTCTACGAGCGGGCGGGTTTTCGGCCCGGCGAGCTCTTGCAGGTTTACAACCTGGCCAACGGCGCCCGCTTCGAGACGTACCTGATTGACGCGCCGCGCGGCTCGGGGATGATCGGCGTCCGTGGCGCCGCAGCCCACCTGGCCGACCTCGGCGACAAGCTCATCATCGTCAACGTCCTCATGCTGGATTCCTCCGAGCTCGAAGGCCACCGGTTCCGTGTGGTCCGGGTGGACGAGCGCAACCGCCCGGTGGAGGATACCAAAGCCTGACCCGCCGCGCCAGCGGGAGCGTGGCGGGGCCCGACCCCGCCTTTTTGATGAGGAATCCGACGGACATCCACCCCGACCTGCCCGACCTGACCTGGATCATCCCCGGTGAGCTGGCGGCCATGTCGCGGCCCGGGTCGGGCGTGGGGCTGGCCCGCGAGCTCCGGGCGCTCCGCGAGCTGGGCATCCGGCGGATTCTCACCCTCGCCGAGCACCCCCTCGGGGTGGGCCTGGGCCGCCTCCCCTTCTCAAAGCTCCACCACCTGCCCATCGAGGACTTCACCGCCCCGCCCCAGGGGGTCCTGGACTGGGCGGTGGAGCTGATTGACGAAGCCCGCCGCGCCGGCGAGCCGATCCTGGTCCACTGCTACATGGGCCTGGGGCGGACCGGGATGGTCCTCGCCTGCTATTTCGTCCACCGGGGGCGCACCGCCGAGGAGGCCATCGAGCACGTCCGTAGCCTGCGGCCGGGCTCCGTGGAAAGCCCCGTGCAGGTGGAGTCGGTGTTCGAGTTCTGGTCCCGCCGCGGCGGGAAGTGAACGGCGGCCCATCAGAGCATCGTGAGATTGACCCGTAGGGGCGACCGTCCACGGTCGCCCGTCGGTGTAAAACTCGTAGGGGCCGACATGCGGTCGGCCCGCGGTCAAGGTGAGGGCTGCATTATATCCCCTCTCCCTTCTAGGGAGAGGGTTAGGGTGAGGGTCGGGGTTGGGAGCGTGAAAGCGGCGACCCACGGCCCCCCTCTCCCTCCGGGAGAGGGGATGGGGGTGAGGGCCACCTTATAAAAAACGCGGCGGGAAAGGATTTGCTTCGCATAGCTCGCTTCGCTCGGTTCCCCGCCCTACATTTCAACGCACGGCGGTAAATCAATACAGCGGGCGGGTGTGGACACCCGCCCCTACGTCACGAATCGTTGCCGTTATCCGTAGGGGCGACCGTCCACGGTCGCCCGTTTTTTCCCAATCGGCGCCGGTCCCCCGCCAAGAGCTAAAACGCGGGTTTAAAGCCCTATAACCCTCTCCGCCACGCCCCCGAACGCCCCCCTCCCCGGGTCGGCCACGACCACCAACCGCGCCGACGCCTCCCCCGCCAGCCAGACGACGAGCCTCCCGCGCTCGTTCGGACCCAGCCCCGCCAGGGGGTCGTCCACGAGGAGCGCCGCCGGCTCCAGCGCCGCCCGCGCCCCCAGGGCCAGCCCCAGCCTCCGCCAGCGGTCCATGCCGGCGAGGGGCGCGTCGTCGGTGATTTTTCCGATCAACGGCTCGGCCCGCGCCAGCGCCTCCTCCCCCAACTCCCCCGCCCGCTCGGCCAGGTGCCACAGCGCCGGGTTCTGGCCCAGGTAGAGGTTTTTGGC
Proteins encoded:
- a CDS encoding VWA domain-containing protein; translated protein: MKKALLVVLSVLAAASVALAPKKIAVLYFDVAAPTNDYDYLATGIPEMLITDLANQRDITVIERERLDEVLQEMALGGSGITDNATALEVGKILNVELLIMGNLTVAGESFRLDTKILEVETAEVIGAVKAATEDEGDLFDLVDATSAALIDKLRGVTLGSGLTYDIPEGAVRFDVAFVIDTTGSMGDEIQVVKEKMKEIAAEVAQGTPPPAVRFGIVEYRDRGDVYVTQTTDLTYDVARLNERINSIIASGGGDAPESVAEGLRAAIHELSWETGPVVRLAFVIGDAADHLYGDAGYTLQDAAEDAADLGLTFFTIGCSGLDPAGESQFVKLAYETNGSFEYLTYRQRYIDDTGKEVALLYEGDHVYEEPTLTEPSLTASIDYAYPAESEEVGGVGSSGIITSALKGEGYGAGGSGSYDEYYTEATGAEAEYLASEETVMSVSGGSTVGAKENNLDRLVTDVIMAEAIRRDVSYDLGIPVAKVLVENSGRRAWLPVTDPTMMDRLRSAAGAGETLWVSAGVSPKPEGSAAENAFVFVAGTLRLFDKESQVPAMARGDFAVFDGDPAYYRDHGLGSPNVWAVPVRVLEFEAVEPAE
- a CDS encoding DsrE family protein; this encodes MRVFIIVTHPPYGNETTRSALRVARRLRKIPDIELALFLMADSVYCARKGEAYAEGVYDPELGHTYSAPQMLAVIKDNAEVFACGTCMGERDFKEDELIEDIAIGTLDVIAEYTAKADKVLTF
- a CDS encoding SDR family oxidoreductase, whose translation is MVRPVTLVTGCSSGIGLVTAVELARVGHKVYATMRDLGKKAPLLAACAAAGVEVELLPLDLTDPATIAAAAERVRAVDGRLTNLVNNAGFPYLGVLEDFSDAEIFDQFDTNVFGVLRVARAFLPLMRADESRRRTLVVVSSTAGRAGYPLMGLYSATKFALIGLVEEWRLELRPLGIRAVSVEPYSTRTEFAGTSLKRPAKWNDGPDSPYADLLSIVPKRFTGMTHGKGAVDPRVVARTIRRAIGARNPGLHWTSGGFAGLSMFFKRYAPNEFTTWVVRLMAGIAGLRPPRR
- the panD gene encoding aspartate 1-decarboxylase, with the translated sequence MALYRMVGGKIHRATVTETELDYEGSISIDPELYERAGFRPGELLQVYNLANGARFETYLIDAPRGSGMIGVRGAAAHLADLGDKLIIVNVLMLDSSELEGHRFRVVRVDERNRPVEDTKA
- a CDS encoding dual specificity protein phosphatase family protein, with protein sequence MRNPTDIHPDLPDLTWIIPGELAAMSRPGSGVGLARELRALRELGIRRILTLAEHPLGVGLGRLPFSKLHHLPIEDFTAPPQGVLDWAVELIDEARRAGEPILVHCYMGLGRTGMVLACYFVHRGRTAEEAIEHVRSLRPGSVESPVQVESVFEFWSRRGGK
- a CDS encoding ATP-binding cassette domain-containing protein, which gives rise to MPQPSPSAAFIALEGVCLSRPVGLGGPFVRQKRVEVFRDLGLEMPRRGLVTVTGGPGAGKSSLLLMLSGALRPDAGRITVDGSEPWRLAGRKRRRAFAKNLYLGQNPALWHLAERAGELGEEALARAEPLIGKITDDAPLAGMDRWRRLGLALGARAALEPAALLVDDPLAGLGPNERGRLVVWLAGEASARLVVVADPGRGAFGGVAERVIGL